Below is a genomic region from Acinetobacter tibetensis.
CGTTTTGGCTTAAAGCCAAGCCCAGGATATTTATAAATTTAAACTTGAGACAAGGAAATCAAAATGGACGCTAAAAAAACTTTACGTGTGTTGTTCTGTATGGGCATTAATCAGAATTTTTTTGATGCAGAACCTGCCGAAGCAAAAGCGGTTTGGGCTGCATTTGGTGAGATGTGGAACGCAATTCATGACCTACCGGGCGTACATGTTTTTGGCAATCTCGATGATGACCAAAGTATGGTTGGCCCTAGTACAGGCTGGCCATGGACGACCTATTTATTGGCAGATGTGCCTGACATTGAAACTGTACATGCGGCGTGTAATTTGTTCAGAACCACGGTTGTAGGCGAAGGTCCTTACAAACTATGGAAATACTGCAAAGTCGAAGCACGTGTTGGACGTGAATTAATTATTCAACGTTAAGGTACAGGACATGGATGACAAGGTGAATTTGGCAAAAATTCTCTCACGTTTAGAACAGTTGGAAGCACATAACGCCATCCGTAACTGTCTCAATCGTTATATGGAAATTTGTGATGAGTTGAATCCGAAGACCAATTTAGATGAGCTGATGGGGCTTTTTGATGCGGAGTGTATTTGGGAAGGCATTGGGGAAAAGTACACCAAATCTTTTGGGCGATATGATTCTTGGCAAGCCATTTACAACATGTTCAAAAGTTATACCCAAACAGAATCTCACTTTGTCATGAATGCTCACTTTGTCAGTTCGGAGCAAATTGAAGTACAGCAACAGTATGCCACGGCGACTTGGCTGATGTTGCAAACCTCCACTTTCCGCGATGGACGCAGTCATTTGAATAGCGCCAAGCTGAAGGTGAAATTTGCGCAACAAACGGACGGCAGTTGGAAAATCAAGCATTTTCAAACCCAGAATATTTTTAGCCGACCAGTGACAAATTGGCAGAGTGACGCTGAATTACCTGTCCCGACCCAGAATTAAATTACCAATTTATCAAAGGATTAATGAAA
It encodes:
- a CDS encoding nuclear transport factor 2 family protein; translated protein: MDDKVNLAKILSRLEQLEAHNAIRNCLNRYMEICDELNPKTNLDELMGLFDAECIWEGIGEKYTKSFGRYDSWQAIYNMFKSYTQTESHFVMNAHFVSSEQIEVQQQYATATWLMLQTSTFRDGRSHLNSAKLKVKFAQQTDGSWKIKHFQTQNIFSRPVTNWQSDAELPVPTQN